The Pseudoalteromonas sp. UG3-2 genome contains a region encoding:
- a CDS encoding PQQ-dependent sugar dehydrogenase, which translates to MKKYLYTAIAAGILTAGFAAQAKPEQPIPLAASADKYELELVAKGIQIPWGQVWLNEKELLVTDRSGELRLIRDGKLLEQRIAGVPKVHAERQGGLLDVELDPNYKDNGWIYFSYSGYEGDGEGYNTSIMRARLQDMSLVDKQLLFDGTPNTTKTFHYGSRIEFDKDGYLYFSIGDRGNRDVHPQRLDHDAGKVHRINADGSIPKSNPFYDRAGARKSVYSYGHRNPQGMAMHPETGKIWTHEHGPRGGDEVNIIEPGANYGWPVITYGINYNGTTITDETARDGMQQPDWVWVPSIAPSGMEFISGDKYPEWQGKVAIGSMKFAHLVLLELDGNKVKSHSKIFEGAGRVRSISTHPNGDLYLGIDGTGIFRVVPKG; encoded by the coding sequence ATGAAAAAATACTTATATACGGCCATAGCTGCAGGCATATTAACCGCGGGCTTTGCGGCACAGGCTAAGCCGGAACAACCTATTCCTCTGGCAGCCAGCGCCGATAAATACGAGCTAGAACTGGTTGCTAAGGGAATTCAAATTCCTTGGGGCCAAGTATGGTTAAATGAAAAGGAGCTATTGGTTACCGATAGGTCGGGAGAGCTTAGGCTCATCCGTGACGGCAAATTGCTAGAGCAGCGAATTGCTGGTGTGCCTAAAGTACATGCAGAGCGCCAAGGCGGCCTGTTAGACGTAGAGCTTGACCCTAACTATAAAGACAATGGCTGGATTTACTTCTCGTATTCGGGCTATGAAGGCGATGGCGAAGGATATAATACCTCCATTATGCGCGCGCGCTTGCAAGACATGAGCTTAGTCGACAAGCAATTGCTCTTCGATGGTACGCCAAACACCACCAAAACGTTCCACTATGGCTCGCGTATTGAATTTGATAAAGACGGTTATTTGTATTTTTCTATCGGCGACCGCGGTAACCGCGATGTTCACCCACAGCGTTTAGACCATGACGCCGGTAAAGTTCACCGCATTAATGCCGATGGTTCTATTCCCAAGTCGAACCCATTTTATGACCGAGCTGGAGCGCGTAAGAGTGTTTACTCATACGGCCACAGAAACCCACAAGGCATGGCGATGCACCCTGAAACAGGGAAGATCTGGACTCATGAGCATGGGCCTCGTGGCGGCGATGAAGTGAATATCATCGAACCCGGTGCTAATTACGGCTGGCCAGTCATTACCTACGGCATCAATTACAATGGCACAACCATTACTGATGAAACGGCCCGAGATGGGATGCAGCAACCCGACTGGGTTTGGGTTCCGTCTATTGCCCCCTCTGGCATGGAGTTTATTAGTGGTGATAAATACCCTGAGTGGCAGGGCAAAGTAGCGATAGGGTCAATGAAATTCGCTCACCTTGTGCTGCTCGAGTTAGATGGCAATAAAGTAAAAAGCCATAGCAAGATATTTGAAGGGGCAGGAAGAGTGCGCAGTATTTCCACCCACCCTAATGGCGACCTGTATTTAGGGATTGATGGCACTGGGATTTTCCGCGTAGTGCCAAAAGGCTAA